A genomic stretch from Theobroma cacao cultivar B97-61/B2 chromosome 4, Criollo_cocoa_genome_V2, whole genome shotgun sequence includes:
- the LOC18600754 gene encoding 2-methylene-furan-3-one reductase yields METTSSASNIPSKMKAWVYAHHGKPVDVLKLDLDVAVPQLTEDQVLIKVVAAGLNPVDFKRMLGMFIGADSPLPTVPGYDVAGVVLKVGSQVKNLKEGDEVYGNINEKGLDHPKRYGTLAEYTAVEEKLLALKPKNLSFVEAAAIPLAIGTAYEGLEKTGFSAGKSILVLGGAGGIGTMVIQLAKHVFGASKVAATSAKLELLKSLGADLAIDYTKDNFEDLPEKFDDVYDAVGQSERAVKAVKEGGQVVTIEPMKALTAPAFRFILTSSGAMLERLNPFLENGKVKPVIDPRGTFPFSQTPEAFSYLETGRVTGKIVLHPIP; encoded by the exons ATGGAGACTACTTCTAGTGCTTCCAATATTCCATCTAAAATGAAGGCTTGGGTTTATGCTCATCATGGAAAACCTGTTGATGTTCTGAAACTGGACTTGGATGTTGCTGTTCCCCAACTGACAGAAGACCAGGTTCTAATCAAGGTTGTAGCTGCAGGGCTCAATCCAGTTGATTTCAAGAGGATGCTTGGGATGTTCATAGGAGCTGATTCTCCCCTACCT ACTGTACCAGGCTACGATGTTGCTGGTGTGGTGCTGAAAGTGGGCAGCcaagtaaaaaatttaaaggaaGGAGATGAAGTGTATGGGAACATTAATGAGAAAGGCTTGGATCACCCAAAAAGATATGGCACTTTAGCTGAATATACTGCTGTTGAAGAGAAGCTGTTGGCTCTCAAACCAAAAAATCTGAGTTTTGTGGAAGCTGCTGCAATTCCCCTAGCTATTGGGACTGCCTATGAAGGCCTTGAAAAAACTGGCTTCTCTGCTGGCAAATCTATCCTTGTTTTAGGAGGTGCTGGTGGGATTGGCACCATGGTAATTCAG CTGGCAAAGCATGTCTTTGGAGCATCCAAAGTGGCAGCTACCTCAGCAAAACTGGAATTATTAAAAAGCTTGGGAGCTGATTTGGCAATTGATTATACCAAAGACAACTTTGAAGATCTACCAGAGAAATTTGATGATGTATATGATGCAGTTG GGCAATCTGAAAGGGCAGTGAAGGCGGTCAAAGAAGGTGGGCAGGTGGTGACAATAGAACCCATGAAGGCTCTGACTGCTCCAGCTTTCAGGTTCATACTGACTTCCAGTGGGGCAATGTTGGAGAGATTGAACCCTTTCCTGGAAAATGGGAAGGTGAAGCCCGTCATTGATCCGAGAGGCACGTTTCCTTTTTCTCAAACCCCAGAAGCTTTTTCCTATCTTGAAACCGGCAGAGTTACTGGCAAAATCGTCCTTCACCCAATTCCATGA
- the LOC18600756 gene encoding RNA exonuclease 4: MESSESMRNKCAACFRQFIRMEHLVDHMRTTYHSVHEPTCGVCKKHCRSFESLREHLIGPLPKQECKNLFNIRGCKFCLAILDSPYALRIHQDRCQLSGVNYGIAARLANLGLRDSLTIDNGFSRGPQVVALACKMVGAGSDGSLDLCARVCIIDENENMIYHTYVKPPIPVTNYRYETTGIRPEYLRDATPLRQVQRRIQDFLFNGEPMWKIRSPKGGKARILVGHGLDHDLDRLQVEYPAIMIRDTAKYPPLMKTSKLSNSLKYLTQAYLGYDIQTGIQDPYEDCVATMRLYMRMRNQAHRRENYPLASDPQNRNNFASWRQSELERMSPEEMLATSRSDYYCWCLDSE, from the exons ATGGAGTCTTCAGAAAGCATGCG GAACAAATGCGCGGCATGCTTCAGACAGTTCATCAGAATGGAGCACCTGGTCGACCACATGAGAACTACATATCATTCAGTTCATGAACCTACTTGCGGAGTGTGTAAGAAACACTGCAGGTCGTTTGAATCGCTAAGGGAACATCTTATAG GTCCATTGCCGAAACAAGAGTGCAAGAATTTGTTCAACATCCGAGGATGCAAATTCTGCTTAGCCATTCTGGATAGCCCATATGCTCTTAGGATCCATCAAGACAGATGCCAGCTCTCGGGCGTAAATTAT GGAATAGCGGCTCGTCTGGCTAACTTAGGTCTTCGTGATAGCTTGACAATCGacaatggtttttcaagaGGCCCGCAAGTAGTTGCACTAGCTTGCAAAATGGTTGGTGCTGGCAGTGACGGCTCATTAGATCTTTGTGCAAGGGTTTGCATCATTGATGAAAATGAGAATATGATCTACCATACTTATGTCAAACCACCAATTCCAGTTACAAACTACAG GTATGAAACCACAGGCATTCGACCAGAATATTTGAGAGATGCAACGCCATTGAGACAAGTGCAAAGAAGGATTCAAGACTTCCTTTTCAATGGAGAACCAATGTGGAAAATTCGATCACCTAAAGGTGGAAAAGCCAGGATTCTCGTGGGTCATGGTCTTGATCATGACCTTGACCGTCTCCAAGTAGAATACCCAGCAATCATGATAAG GGATACTGCAAAATATCCTCCGTTAATGAAAACAAGCAAACTTAGCAACTCACTCAAGTACTTAACCCAAGCATACCTGGG GTATGACATCCAAACCGGCATTCAAGACCCTTATGAGGACTGCGTTGCCACAATGAGGCTTTACATGAGGATGAGGAATCAAGCTCATAGGAGAGAAAACTATCCACTGGCTTCTGACCCTCAAAACCGAAACAACTTTGCATCATGGAGGCAAAGTGAGCTCGAGAGGATGTCCCCAGAAGAAATGCTGGCTACCTCAAGGTCTGACTACTACTGTTGGTGTTTGGACTCTGAATGA